TTCGtacccttattttcttttctgatGGTAGGAATCCTCTTTGATTCACCTTCAACACGATTTCCGCTAGCATAACTCCAGTTGTAGCTCTTGTCATTGTTGTCCATGTTTAATTCAATGGAGTGAAGATCACTATCAGCTGAATCATCAGCTTCACACTCTTCTCCATTCACCATAACTTCACCTTTATCCACATCTTTCTTGGCTGCTTGACAGTTCCCAAAATTGATATTCTTCAAATAAGCTTCGAGCTCTTTTATCCTCTGCAGATTCGGGGAACCATTTCCGTTTTCTCCATCGATTTTGGTTCCTAGGTATGTCTCGAGTTCATTTCTCAACTTCTCGACAACAGCATTCTTCTCCTCGAAATGATGTTTAGCCTCCGAAAGCTTCATCTGAACTCGTTCCTCTCGTAAAACATCGGCAAAATGAAGCATTTCCCGTTCCTTCTCCACTTCTTCCCTCACTTTAGCTGTCTCTCTTTTGAGTTCTTCAGCTGTGGCTCGATCTTCTCCCATACCTTTAGCTAACTCATCACAGACTTGCTCCAATATTTCCTTTGCCCTCTTCTCACTCTTGAGCTCTTTCGTTGCCTTTGACAGAGATGCATTTGTATCTGCCAATTCTTTTCCGAGCTTCTTGTTCAATCTCTCTGTTTGCCTCCGGAGTTTCTTCTCCACCTCGAGCTCTTCCGCTACGCATGCTATGGCATCACGGATTCTCTCGCGCTCCTTTCTCTTCCAGGCTGCTTTTTCTTCTGCAAAACACCTCATTAGGTACTCTGTTTCATCAAAATTAGATCGACGCTCACGGATCAACTGATCAACTTCGACGCGAGCTCGATCAAGTTCAACACGTAGGGCAGATATAAGGGACATGCTGGATGAATTTCGCTCTTCGAGTCCGCATACATGATTCAAAACTTTCAAGAGTTCTTTCGAAGTGGCAAGGCTATTTCGAACATCCTTTAAACGAGTTCCGATCCCAGTTATGCATCCGTCATGATCATTACCTCTAGAATGAGCTTCAATCTGCAACATTAAGGATTCGACTCCACGTTTAAAGCAGTAAGTTCCCAAGTGAAAAACTGACTGTTGGTTAGCAATTCAAAAACCTTAAGAACCACATCTGATACAAATAccttattgaaaatgaaatggtgGGTATTTCTTTGCAGATGTCATTATcaaggttttattaaaattttacccagTTCTAAAATATGAATTCCCAGCAACAAATTTTGAAGAAAGACCAATTTAGAggggaagaaaaataaaaaaaaggacatGTAGTTGCTGAAAATGACACCTAAGAATCCCTTACTGAAAGAGAAAAGGGGGACTGAAAATTAAGAGCAAAGGaaaaagattttcaaaattgttcCATCACCTCCATTAGACTGGCATTGCCAACAGAGTCCAAATCAGTTAATTGAAGCTTTGGAGAAACAACTGAAGATCTTCTCTTATGAGCTTTGATTCTGGGTCGGTCCATTTTCtgtaaaattcaaaactttcaGTAAGGATTTTTAGGGGGCAAAGGTCATCGAAATCTTGAAATTTAGAAAAAGCAAAAGAATCCCACCTCTGAAATAGGAGTATAAGAGGGATCAGACAAACTGGGCGGCAAACTATGAGGCATTTTGGCAACTATGGGCGGTTTTCTCCTCCTATCTTTCTTCTCCAAATCTTCCATAGCTTGTGGGGAAGGGATTTTATTACTCTCCCACAAAGTGGCGGCAAGTTTTCTAGCGGAAACTGAGCCTTCTTTGGTTTTAGAAACATTCTTTGGTGAACCTTTGGAGGGAAATTCAACACTTGGGATTGCTAAAGACGGTGACTTGGTTGTAGCCGTTATCCATGTAGGAACAGGGGTGGTTGATCCAGCTCTTTTTTGCACCAAAATTGCACGCTTGAATCTGTATTTTTGGATCAACGATGACGATGAAGATGATGAGCAACCTCGTTTCCTAATCTTACACACCCTTTTACCTTTCCCCTCCACGTTTTGGTGTGGTTGCCATGACATtgtaagttatatatatatgattctcGCAAGAATTTCGCCTCAAAATCTCAAACTTGATGACCCAATGTAAAGACTTTAAAGTATTTGCAAACCAAATATACTAGAAATAATGGCAGAGGATCTCATAGGAATTTTGAGCAAAGAATAAAGATTTGAGGatctttgttttgatttttaaaacgaTGGAAAGTTTTAAACATGACAAGTAGAGGGAGCGaaaaaagatgatgaaagaaAGCAATGAGCATGGTTTGCTTTAGTGGCAAGTCCTCAGCTTATTGCCTTGAATTCATCAAAGAAAGCAAAGAAAGCGGACAATCAAAGATTCTTCTTCTCCTTAAGGATTTTTACAGATCAAAAGACACAGACATCagggaaaaaaagaacaaaaacaaaatgcgATTGTTGAAAGATTTGAATGAGAGAAAGACTTTGCTTTTCAAGTAAATTTGTTTTTGTCTCTTTGGCTTTCGTTCAGAACACTTACGAGGGAaaggaagaaagagaaaatagtGAGAAAAGGAGGACGTGGTGAGAAAGGAGTAAATAAACGTTGAAAATCTCaactttttctatttattttcgaCTCCCTTAATATCGCccccaatttttctttttgctcattcattattatcaatttattttccattttttttatgttttttattcaagtattattatttttagcttaATAATTGTTATTTGGTCGagtgtatatattttaatacttcAAAGtaattgtgttaattttttaacatttaattcgAATTTTAAAGTTGATTTCACGAAAGTTATTgttgatattattatatttgatttttcatgactttgttaaaataataattttagtgttaattgtgaatttatttaaattttcatttaatttgtcaaCTATAGTTAGatgaaattatttgaatttaagtttTAGGGTCAATTTAATGAATATTGTTAgctaattataaattttcaccaattcaactttaaaacactaaaaagttaatattatttGCTTGAGGTGgtaccaaaatgtataacttttgtcaTATGCATGTATCACATTTGACCAAAAATAACACATGTATTACATTAGAAAAAGTGGCAAACTTATATATTAagccttaatttttattaggaAAATCATGTGATAGGTCCCTATACTCttaacaaaattgaaatttaatctctttacttTCATTTTAGGAATTTGATCtatctacttttcaaattttaaattttaggtccaattgttaaggctattaaatttattttattaaatttaagttcattacaacatcattttgaatatttttacgattaattttaaaaaaattcaagatttatcaaataatataattacattttacacttaatttagtacttaatgtttaatttttaatttatcaaataatatctaaTGGGAAAAAGATATAGCGAAGATCACTATGGACAgggaaatgaaattttgaattgtgtCAGCTTgtatttatgagaaaatatttgatatactATCATATGAGTTTTAGATTTCATAAATATGGTTGGAGGTTTACAAGtgtctaaaatatttttaaaataaatatttaaaagacaCGTGATAATCTTTTAAgattatttatagaataaaaatatattatttaaaaggaaattaaaattttcatgtttctttTCTGATAACATGTGgttttcaaaatgatttttgatttttattttatttttacacaatgcatgatttttgaaatttaaatgagtttttatttatatttttgaagacatttaaattttcaattatttgagtaaatgtatttcaaattaaaatatgatttaaaagtACCccatttattaataataatgttgTATGAATTTATAACAACCACAAATTCACAATAATGTCGTTAGTTGTTGCAGAATTCTTTATAATTAAGAGGCATAATTGCAAAATCACTCTCAATGTTTCGGGGGTTTTTTCACATTAgcccttaatatttttttttgttgcaatgTCACCTGCAACGTTGCAAAAGGTTTGTGTGgcattttaggttaatttttaaaaaaaaatcaaaataaacagaaactttaaaaaagcaacaaatatttatataaattcaaaaaattaaatttaaaaaaataaaaaattttaaaaatcttatataaaatttacaaaattaaaaaaagcttaaatttataaaaagaaaatttaaaaatattacaacaaaAAAGCCACACCAACATTGACATGTCATGCCACGACAGAGAAAATGTTGACCTTCAATTGACTgccaaatccaaaaaaaaaattaagagctgatatgaaaaaaccctaaaacattGGGGGTGCGTTTTGCAATTCTGCCTACTAACCTATGTTAACCCCCCCAAAAAATAAAGATCAAAGTATGCGttgaatgttgaaattttgattttttagtatGCATCAAGTATTAATGCTTGTCAAGTATATACTGCATTcctaaaatgtttaaatttaggataaatttaaaatttgatttaatatataatttaatatttaaacttagttttggtgtaattactaatataaaattttattatatttcaaatatgtacatgatattttaatttcgattcaattgtataaattttaaaaataaatacaccaatttatatcatattagataaatacaattatttatctataaaatatgtaaacttAACATTACTATACtgatatttgtgttaaaataaaagttggtaTCTAAAATTCTATATTGGAACaagattttgtgtaattttgagGTTTGTCCCAATATAAAAAAGAGTGAGAATggattttaaggaaaaaaaacatgaaattaaatgaaatttcgtattaaattacattgaaatgtataaaatggAGATTTAAAACAACCCAAATGGTAAATGCTAAAATGGAAAGTGAAACAATTGGAGGGATTGGGGAGAAAAGAATTGGGATAAATGGGTTCATTGGAAAAGTATAAAATAGAAGAAGGGGCTGTTTGGAAATAGAGAAAAGTTGAGAgtcaataaaaatgaaaactgtGAAATGTATTGGAAGGAGAGGTATGGGCCATGACTGAGGCCGCAGGGACCCTACTAACGGCTCAAATTGTTTCTAATTATAGTTTTCTTTCTCCCAACACAGAAACAAAGAATATATGAAAATCTTTAtggttttaaatataatttgagtttaaattattattaagaacaaaccaaattgcatgaaatgaaataaatgttttgcgtttgatttcttttattttcttttttgttggtGGAACTGTAATAACGAGCAGAACAACCATAATGGCGTAAATTGAAGGGTAAAAGACAAAGTGAGGGTTGAGAATGGATGCCATCCAAAGTGGGTAAGGAGGAAAGATGGCGTTGTGTTGTGTCTGTTTATTTTTGACGCAAGCATCGCTGTTCTCGAGGTCTGCTCTGATACGTTTCCAGGATCGGCTATTCAACGGCTACTTTTAACTGAAACTTTATTATTTTGCCTACCCTTGTAACATCACAACCAGCCTTTTCAATTCTGCgctatttatctattttatatcCATTTCTTTACATGCTTTGATGATTCATCAATCCAGTTCTCCAATATTTTTTAGTAAcaatcatttttatataaaatatctactagatttaaatttaaaatataatatttctaatatttaattttaccaCTTCAACTAAAATTTCGTTTGATTTTAATGtatcttttataaattaacttaatttttataaataaatctacctaaaatatttaaaaaatacccatttaaaagttttaattaagctACTTATAAATGCtctattaattttcaaaatataaaatttatataaaatattatttttccacCCAAGGTGTAGTGTAACAAATTCTAATGGACTTGTGATGCCgtgttaaatattattatcatttttaaacacatttattatatggtttttatttaaaataaaaatattcttataattttattattttttaaataaatattttaaattgaatttgtgttccattaaatggtataaaaataaatttagttaactTTTATTCAAGTATAGATTGATGGCTTATTTGAAGGTGCTCTAAAAAAAGCTATCCACCTATTTTTGATATCTACTAAAAAGTTGTAGCGAGTGTCACAATATTTTCATACCAACAATAAATCTTCTTAGTGAATTGGTAGATGGGTAGTCAGATCAAGACTATAAATTGAAATCACCAATAAATTAagattatatatgaattttgattttgtacaattatatatataaatttgttatttgattcaaattttaagaATCATTAACAGCATTATTAAATTAGTACCATTTTGCATACACAAACTATTATATTAATCTAGTATggaaataaatgtatgtatctatttatttgaatgtgTACAATTAGATCAAAAccaatgttatatatatatatatatatgaaccacAATTGAAGTATTATGTGTATAATTACTCCAAAttgcatataaaataaaattgatgtataaatttgatatttattccaATATCATACTAACAACAAtagtatattaaataaaatcattgataagttttatttcttttaaataaaactttggatataaatgtatattatgcgaaataattttagaaacaaatctattaataaaatatatatatatatatatattaaaaagaacacttgcttaattaatacattttaatatcaatttcaaaagGCAACAGTGgatgatgaaataaaatgatgaacatgaaaaaataaatcatttcgAAATTGACATTAAAATGTGCTTTGGGGGATGGAAGTAAAATCAAATCCAaccataaaaggaaaaaagaaaggtaGGTAAGACTTGGGttgagattaaaataattttacataatggAAAGGAAGGCAAAGAGAACAATTGTTTTAAAGAAAGAGAGGGGAAGGGGAGattcaaaaggaaaaaggaaccCACAAAATATGAGTTAAGAAAAGATTACAAATAAAGATAAAGAAGAAGGAGATTAGTATTTGAAGTAATCCTCATTCCTTCCTTTGAACCCAATTTGTCCAAAAGTAAGAGTGATGAACAGTCCTAGGTGCCATAACACCAACCACAACCTGCTCATTTTATCAAAACcccaacaacaaaaaaacatttgttaatttttactcGTAGAAACATATTACTATATAAAAACAGATCACTGCGTATTGAACCTGGTGACCCGAGTTCATATCCGTGTGccaacaaaatttgttttattttattttataatattgctACACTGGACCCAACAGCATGCATTTGGGTATTAACCATTTTACTTATGGGTTAGAATTGGGCGTACATAAGATCTAACTATTAATAGAAACCCATCCGTAGAAAgcccattaaaatattttgtagcAAGAATTCACTTATTTATATAATCTTTTACAATATATGAACATATTTTTGCAATGTTATatggcattttagtcatttttatactatatttCTTTTCGTGTCTAATATTATCGAGGTGAgggagataaaaaaataataaagtaattagCGATGGTTACCAGAATTGAGAGGCAAGAGGCGGAGGTGTAGGGAAGTGAGCGAGCTCAGTTCCAATGCTTTCAAAGAAAAGGCCAGTCAAGCTCTTCCCATCGATGGCCGGTATGCTAGATGGTGCTATCCACCCAATCAGTCCAAATCCTATCACGTTAAAGTCCCTTCGTAGCCAGTCTCTCTCGAAGCTTCCCCCATGTTTAAACATCAAATTAccacaattaattttaattaaataatccaaaactaaccaaaattaCTTACCAAGTAAACTTGCCCCCACAAGCACCAGCCAGCCTCAAAGGGTTCCTAGCCGTCACCCCAGATTTCAAAAACCCTGCAAAGTACTTATTCACTAAATCAAAACGGTTTCtctaaatatgcatgtttagtgttaaaatgttaattaatttcAACATGCTAACTCGTAATGTGCGTTTTACAGCCTAAGCGAAGGTGGGTACGAACCTGAAGAGAGGCGGGTTTTCATCGGCGGGGAGGACATAGAGGTGGCGGTGCCACCGAGGCCAACGACGGTTGATGGGCTTGCAAAAGTGGCTGCCATATTTTGGCGTATGGTTGAGGGCTAATGACAGAATGGTGGGCGGCTAGACTTGTGTGCTTGAAATGAGAGACGAAGATTTTTCTTTATGGAAAGCAAGAAGATCGCGTGGATGAGATATTGGTCAATAGTTTAGAGACACGTTGGAGTTGAGTGGATAAAGTGGGGTCCGCCATTGCTTTGTTGGCTCATGATAATACCATGAAATGGATTTCGCTTTGATATTCCTATCAATTTTCTTATGCCATATATTTACTTTcggatttttcttttcttttttctataatCTATCATTCACTCATTGATTTTACTACTTTTTCTGATTTCTAAATTTGTCtataatagttttaaattttgagagttttttttattttacctcAAAAGTGtcactaaaattatttaagttattaccagaaatttttaatatatataaaatcttaaaaccaataaatcatttaaaattttaaaccttttCGGTGATGATACaacacaatttcaaaatgttacctTTAGAAATCTAGATTCAagaccaattttttaaaaaaacacacaaaaatttaaaattaaagtgaaaaattactaaatttaaaaactaaatgttagtttatttttcttctagaattattatttaataaatttaaattttcaacttaaaaaattgtaatttattagttttaattgcatatataattttattatggatTAAAGTTTGATACATGGGATATAAGACTTCTCATAACCTTTTTTCAATCATTAAACAGAAAGATAAATGTATTTCAACATGCTTGTGTCACTGGCCGTGGATCAAAACTCGTGACTATTGCGTACAAAACATTTCATAGAGGTCAACTTATTAAATGGAGCTCATTTGAACCCATGGTTCTTCCGattcaatcaaataaatcattaaaaatttataaaaataaaaaaatatatttaaaaatagaaaaattagttcaattactttttttaacttAGTTCAGTCAGTCAGTATCAGTTTATGGGTCAACTGGTTCAACAACTATCTCTAAA
This sequence is a window from Gossypium raimondii isolate GPD5lz chromosome 5, ASM2569854v1, whole genome shotgun sequence. Protein-coding genes within it:
- the LOC105769537 gene encoding uncharacterized protein LOC105769537 isoform X1: MSWQPHQNVEGKGKRVCKIRKRGCSSSSSSSLIQKYRFKRAILVQKRAGSTTPVPTWITATTKSPSLAIPSVEFPSKGSPKNVSKTKEGSVSARKLAATLWESNKIPSPQAMEDLEKKDRRRKPPIVAKMPHSLPPSLSDPSYTPISEKMDRPRIKAHKRRSSVVSPKLQLTDLDSVGNASLMEIEAHSRGNDHDGCITGIGTRLKDVRNSLATSKELLKVLNHVCGLEERNSSSMSLISALRVELDRARVEVDQLIRERRSNFDETEYLMRCFAEEKAAWKRKERERIRDAIACVAEELEVEKKLRRQTERLNKKLGKELADTNASLSKATKELKSEKRAKEILEQVCDELAKGMGEDRATAEELKRETAKVREEVEKEREMLHFADVLREERVQMKLSEAKHHFEEKNAVVEKLRNELETYLGTKIDGENGNGSPNLQRIKELEAYLKNINFGNCQAAKKDVDKGEVMVNGEECEADDSADSDLHSIELNMDNNDKSYNWSYASGNRVEGESKRIPTIRKENKGTKSRSEKLSWGSICLERGSSDSADWDYEDEIKRYKSVKSLRDHILSSNKIAPIGGFSSPTRQWSQSMHFQEPCSNGLPVLKVDDLKQPKVVSTRGEGRTSIS
- the LOC105770781 gene encoding photosystem I subunit O, producing MAATFASPSTVVGLGGTATSMSSPPMKTRLSSGFLKSGVTARNPLRLAGACGGKFTCFERDWLRRDFNVIGFGLIGWIAPSSIPAIDGKSLTGLFFESIGTELAHFPTPPPLASQFWLWLVLWHLGLFITLTFGQIGFKGRNEDYFKY
- the LOC105769537 gene encoding uncharacterized protein LOC105769537 isoform X2, whose product is MSWQPHQNVEGKGKRVCKIRKRGCSSSSSSSLIQKYRFKRAILVQKRAGSTTPVPTWITATTKSPSLAIPSVEFPSKGSPKNVSKTKEGSVSARKLAATLWESNKIPSPQAMEDLEKKDRRRKPPIVAKMPHSLPPSLSDPSYTPISEIEAHSRGNDHDGCITGIGTRLKDVRNSLATSKELLKVLNHVCGLEERNSSSMSLISALRVELDRARVEVDQLIRERRSNFDETEYLMRCFAEEKAAWKRKERERIRDAIACVAEELEVEKKLRRQTERLNKKLGKELADTNASLSKATKELKSEKRAKEILEQVCDELAKGMGEDRATAEELKRETAKVREEVEKEREMLHFADVLREERVQMKLSEAKHHFEEKNAVVEKLRNELETYLGTKIDGENGNGSPNLQRIKELEAYLKNINFGNCQAAKKDVDKGEVMVNGEECEADDSADSDLHSIELNMDNNDKSYNWSYASGNRVEGESKRIPTIRKENKGTKSRSEKLSWGSICLERGSSDSADWDYEDEIKRYKSVKSLRDHILSSNKIAPIGGFSSPTRQWSQSMHFQEPCSNGLPVLKVDDLKQPKVVSTRGEGRTSIS